One region of Pseudomonas alvandae genomic DNA includes:
- a CDS encoding DUF6124 family protein, translated as MFKATPNPPESDPTSAYSSLDPEKFHEATERALDYYLKPEQAKAKKEPPARQLFTVVEGVDSESLLANLSENLASANAMISDLAFDLEGSRRQVAMGILQVIEMSELLANRALDIVDPR; from the coding sequence ATGTTCAAAGCCACACCGAACCCACCCGAATCAGACCCCACCTCTGCCTATTCCAGCCTAGACCCGGAAAAATTCCACGAAGCCACTGAGCGGGCGCTCGATTATTACTTGAAGCCGGAACAGGCCAAGGCCAAGAAAGAACCGCCAGCGCGCCAGCTCTTCACTGTGGTGGAAGGCGTCGATAGCGAAAGCCTGCTCGCCAACCTCAGCGAAAACCTCGCCTCCGCCAACGCCATGATCAGCGACCTGGCATTCGACCTTGAAGGCTCTCGCCGACAGGTTGCGATGGGTATTCTTCAGGTGATCGAGATGAGTGAATTGCTGGCGAATCGGGCGCTGGATATCGTCGATCCGCGTTAG
- a CDS encoding peptide ABC transporter ATP-binding protein, producing MAVVLTARDLTRHYEVSRGMFKGHATVRALNGVSFELEAGKTLAVVGESGCGKSTLARALTLIEEPSAGSLKIAGQEVAGANKAERKQLRKDVQMVFQSPYASLNPRQKIGDQLAEPLLINTNLSATERREKVQAMMKQVGLRPEHYQRYPHMFSGGQRQRIALARAMMLQPKVLVADEPTSALDVSIQAQVLNLFMDLQQEFNTAYVFISHNLAVVQHVADDVMVMYLGRPVEMGPNESIYSRPLHPYTQALLSATPTIHPDPNKPKIKIVGELPNPLNPPSGCAFHKRCPYATERCKTEEPALRPLDNRLVACHYAERFLDGAA from the coding sequence ATGGCCGTCGTACTTACCGCCCGTGACCTGACCCGTCATTACGAAGTGTCCCGTGGCATGTTCAAGGGCCACGCGACCGTGCGCGCCCTCAACGGCGTGTCGTTCGAACTGGAAGCCGGCAAGACCCTGGCCGTGGTGGGTGAATCCGGTTGCGGCAAATCCACCCTCGCCCGGGCCCTGACGCTGATTGAAGAACCGTCCGCCGGCTCCTTGAAAATCGCCGGCCAGGAAGTGGCCGGCGCCAACAAGGCCGAACGCAAGCAACTGCGCAAAGACGTGCAGATGGTCTTCCAGAGCCCTTACGCGTCCCTCAACCCGCGGCAGAAAATCGGTGATCAGCTGGCCGAGCCATTGCTGATCAACACCAACCTGTCGGCCACCGAGCGGCGCGAGAAAGTCCAGGCGATGATGAAGCAGGTGGGCTTGCGCCCTGAGCATTACCAGCGCTACCCGCACATGTTCTCCGGCGGCCAGCGCCAGCGCATCGCCCTGGCCCGCGCCATGATGCTGCAACCCAAGGTGCTGGTGGCGGACGAACCGACGTCGGCGCTGGACGTGTCGATCCAGGCCCAGGTGCTGAACCTGTTCATGGACCTGCAGCAGGAATTCAACACCGCCTACGTGTTCATTTCCCACAACCTGGCGGTGGTGCAGCACGTCGCCGACGACGTGATGGTGATGTACCTCGGCCGCCCGGTGGAAATGGGCCCCAACGAGTCCATCTACAGCCGCCCGCTGCACCCGTACACCCAGGCGCTGCTGTCGGCCACCCCGACCATCCACCCGGACCCGAACAAGCCGAAGATCAAGATCGTCGGCGAACTGCCCAACCCGCTCAACCCACCGTCCGGCTGCGCTTTCCACAAGCGCTGCCCGTATGCGACCGAGCGTTGCAAGACTGAGGAACCGGCGCTGCGCCCGTTGGATAACCGGCTGGTGGCGTGTCACTACGCCGAGCGGTTCCTCGACGGTGCTGCATAA
- a CDS encoding ABC transporter ATP-binding protein produces MSLLEIKNLNVRFGDATAVPVVDGLDLSVEKGEVLAIVGESGSGKSVTMMALMGLIEHPGIVTADALNFDGKNMLKLSNRQRRQIVGKDLAMVFQDPMTALNPSYTVGFQIEEVLRLHLKMSGKAARKRAIELLEKVEIPGAASRMDAYPHQLSGGMSQRVAIAMAIAGEPKLLIADEPTTALDVTIQAQIMDLLLALQKEQDMGLVLITHDLAVVAETAQRVCVMYAGQAVEVGQVPQLFDIPAHPYSEALLAAIPEHSMGAERLATLPGIVPGRYDRPQGCLLSPRCPYVQDNCRQQRPALDPKSNSLARCFYPLNQEVA; encoded by the coding sequence ATGTCACTGCTAGAAATCAAGAATCTCAACGTCCGCTTCGGCGACGCCACCGCCGTGCCGGTGGTCGACGGCCTGGACCTGAGTGTGGAAAAAGGCGAAGTCCTGGCGATCGTCGGCGAATCGGGCTCGGGTAAATCCGTGACCATGATGGCGCTGATGGGCCTGATCGAGCACCCCGGCATCGTCACCGCCGATGCGCTGAACTTCGACGGCAAGAACATGCTCAAGCTGAGCAACCGCCAGCGCCGGCAGATCGTCGGCAAGGACCTTGCGATGGTCTTCCAGGATCCGATGACCGCGCTCAACCCCAGCTACACCGTGGGTTTCCAGATCGAAGAAGTGCTGCGCCTGCACCTGAAGATGTCCGGCAAGGCCGCCCGCAAGCGCGCCATCGAACTGCTGGAAAAAGTCGAGATTCCCGGCGCGGCCAGCCGCATGGACGCCTATCCGCATCAACTGTCCGGCGGCATGAGCCAGCGCGTGGCGATTGCCATGGCGATTGCCGGTGAGCCGAAGCTGCTGATCGCCGACGAACCGACCACCGCCCTCGACGTGACCATCCAGGCGCAGATCATGGACCTGCTGCTGGCCCTGCAAAAAGAGCAGGACATGGGCCTGGTGCTGATCACCCACGACCTCGCCGTCGTCGCTGAAACCGCCCAGCGCGTCTGCGTGATGTACGCAGGCCAAGCCGTGGAAGTCGGCCAGGTGCCGCAGCTGTTCGACATTCCGGCCCACCCCTACAGCGAAGCGCTGCTGGCGGCGATCCCGGAACACAGCATGGGCGCCGAGCGCCTGGCGACATTGCCCGGCATCGTCCCCGGTCGCTATGACCGCCCACAAGGCTGCCTGCTGTCGCCGCGCTGCCCGTACGTGCAGGACAACTGCCGTCAACAACGCCCGGCCCTCGATCCGAAATCCAACAGCCTCGCCCGCTGCTTCTACCCGTTGAACCAGGAGGTGGCGTGA
- a CDS encoding ABC transporter permease subunit — protein MSTPTTAVAVDQSLLYPSPYKEFWHAFSRNKGAVAGLLFMILIVFCAIFAPWVAPHDPSEQYRDFLLTPPAWLEGGQMQFLLGTDELGRDLLSRLIQGSRLSLLIGLSSVVMSLIPGILLGLFAGFFPRILGPTIMRLMDIMLALPSLLLAVAIVAILGPGLINTVIAIAIVSLPSYVRLTRAAVMGELNRDYVTAARLAGAGLPRLMFITVLPNCMAPLIVQATLSFSSAILDAAALGFLGLGVQPPTPEWGTMLASARDYIERAWWVVSLPGLTILLSVLAINLMGDGLRDALDPKLKNAA, from the coding sequence ATGAGTACTCCAACTACCGCGGTAGCAGTCGATCAAAGCCTGCTGTACCCGTCCCCGTACAAAGAATTCTGGCACGCGTTTTCCCGCAACAAGGGCGCCGTCGCCGGGCTGCTGTTCATGATCCTGATCGTGTTCTGCGCGATCTTCGCCCCGTGGGTCGCGCCGCACGACCCGAGCGAGCAATACCGCGACTTCCTGCTGACGCCGCCGGCCTGGCTGGAAGGTGGGCAGATGCAATTCCTGCTGGGCACCGACGAACTGGGCCGCGACCTGCTCTCGCGCCTGATCCAAGGCTCGCGGCTGTCGTTGCTGATCGGCTTGTCATCGGTGGTGATGTCGCTGATCCCGGGCATCCTGCTGGGGCTGTTCGCCGGGTTCTTCCCGCGCATCCTCGGCCCGACCATCATGCGCCTGATGGACATCATGCTGGCCCTGCCATCATTGCTGCTGGCCGTGGCGATCGTCGCCATCCTCGGCCCAGGCCTGATCAACACCGTGATCGCCATCGCCATCGTCTCGCTGCCGTCCTACGTGCGCCTGACCCGCGCCGCCGTGATGGGCGAACTGAACCGCGACTACGTGACCGCCGCCCGCCTGGCCGGTGCCGGCCTGCCGCGCCTGATGTTCATCACCGTGCTGCCCAACTGCATGGCACCGCTGATCGTCCAGGCGACCTTGAGCTTCTCCTCGGCGATCCTCGACGCCGCCGCCCTGGGTTTCCTCGGCCTCGGCGTGCAGCCGCCTACCCCGGAGTGGGGCACCATGCTGGCCTCGGCCCGCGACTACATCGAACGCGCCTGGTGGGTCGTGAGCCTGCCTGGCTTGACCATTTTGCTCAGCGTGCTGGCAATCAACCTGATGGGCGACGGGCTGCGCGATGCGCTGGACCCGAAACTCAAGAATGCCGCCTGA
- a CDS encoding ABC transporter permease subunit, translating to MFSFIARRLGLLIPTFFGITLLTFALIRMIPGDPVEVMMGERRVDPEMHAQAMERLGLNKPLYAQYLDYIGKLAHGDLGESLRTRESVWTEFSSLFPATLELSMAALLFAGILGLLAGVIAALKRGSLFDHGVMGISLAGYSMPIFWWGLILIMFFSVSLGWTPVSGRIDLLYDIEPKTGFMLIDTLLADEPGAFLDALHHLILPAIVLGTIPLAVIARMTRSSMLEVLREDYIRTAKAKGLSPSRVVFVHGLRNALIPVLTVVGLQVGTLLAGAVLTETIFSWPGIGKWLIEAIGARDYPVVQNGILLIACLVILVNFVVDILYGFANPRIRHQR from the coding sequence ATGTTTAGTTTTATTGCCCGCCGACTGGGATTATTGATCCCCACGTTCTTCGGCATCACCTTGCTGACCTTCGCGTTGATTCGCATGATCCCCGGCGACCCCGTGGAAGTGATGATGGGCGAACGTCGGGTCGATCCCGAAATGCATGCACAGGCAATGGAACGCCTTGGCCTCAACAAACCGCTGTATGCCCAGTACCTGGACTACATCGGCAAACTGGCCCACGGCGACCTCGGCGAATCGCTGCGCACCCGTGAAAGCGTATGGACCGAGTTCAGCTCACTGTTTCCCGCGACCCTGGAACTGTCCATGGCCGCGCTGTTGTTCGCCGGTATCCTGGGCCTGCTGGCCGGGGTGATCGCGGCACTCAAGCGAGGATCCCTGTTCGACCATGGGGTGATGGGCATCTCCCTGGCGGGGTATTCGATGCCGATCTTCTGGTGGGGCCTGATCCTGATCATGTTCTTCTCGGTGTCCCTGGGCTGGACGCCGGTGTCGGGACGGATCGACCTGCTCTACGACATCGAGCCGAAAACCGGCTTCATGCTGATCGACACGCTGCTGGCCGACGAGCCGGGCGCGTTCCTCGATGCCCTGCATCACCTGATCCTGCCGGCCATCGTGCTGGGCACCATTCCGCTGGCGGTGATCGCCCGCATGACCCGCTCTTCGATGCTCGAAGTACTGCGCGAAGACTACATCCGCACCGCCAAGGCCAAGGGCCTGTCGCCGTCGCGCGTGGTGTTCGTCCACGGCCTGCGCAACGCGCTGATCCCGGTGCTGACCGTGGTCGGCCTGCAAGTCGGCACGCTGCTGGCCGGCGCGGTCCTGACCGAAACGATCTTCTCCTGGCCGGGCATCGGCAAGTGGCTGATCGAAGCCATCGGCGCCCGGGACTATCCCGTGGTGCAGAACGGCATCCTGTTAATCGCCTGCCTGGTGATTCTGGTCAACTTCGTCGTGGACATCCTCTACGGCTTTGCCAACCCACGCATCCGTCACCAGCGCTGA
- a CDS encoding ABC transporter substrate-binding protein — translation MNMIPLRAAIAAALLSVAVGATAKPLVVCTEASPEGFDMVQYTTAVTADAVAETIFNRLADFKPGTTEVIPALAESWDISDDGLTYTFHLRKGVKFHTTEYFKPTRDMNADDVVWSFQRQLDPNHPWHKLSSVGFPYFESMGFKELLKNVEKVDEHTVKFTLTRREAPFLADIAMAFSSIYPAEYADQLLKAGKTGDLNSKPIGTGPFVFQRYNKDAQVRFKANPDYFRGKPPADALVLAIATDNNVRMQKLKTNECQIALYPKPDDIPSIKKDPNLKVTELDAMTVSYTALNTSHKYMSDVRVRKAIDLAFDKEAYVNALFGKGNATAAVNPYPPTLLGYNHDLKNPARDLDKARQLLKEAGVPEGTVFTLFTRNGGGPTNPNPMLGAQMMQADLAKVGIKVDIRVMEWGEMLKRAKNGEHDMVSAGWAGDNGDPDNFLTPMLSCEAAKNGENYARWCNEKFQALLDQARASVNPEERAKLYEQAQVIFNQDQPWISMAHTRMFTAMRSNVEGYVISPLTTNNFATTQVK, via the coding sequence ATGAACATGATCCCCCTACGCGCCGCCATCGCCGCCGCGCTGCTGAGTGTCGCCGTTGGCGCCACCGCCAAGCCCCTGGTGGTTTGCACAGAAGCCAGCCCGGAAGGCTTCGACATGGTCCAGTACACGACTGCAGTCACCGCCGATGCCGTGGCGGAAACCATTTTCAATCGCCTGGCCGACTTCAAGCCCGGCACCACCGAAGTGATTCCGGCCCTGGCCGAATCCTGGGACATCAGTGACGACGGCCTGACCTACACCTTCCACCTGCGCAAGGGCGTCAAGTTCCACACCACCGAATACTTCAAGCCGACCCGCGACATGAACGCCGACGATGTGGTCTGGAGTTTCCAGCGCCAGCTGGACCCGAACCACCCGTGGCACAAACTGTCGAGCGTGGGCTTCCCCTACTTTGAAAGCATGGGCTTCAAGGAACTGCTGAAAAACGTCGAGAAAGTCGACGAGCACACGGTCAAGTTCACCCTGACCCGCCGCGAAGCGCCATTCCTGGCCGACATCGCCATGGCCTTCTCCTCGATCTACCCGGCCGAATATGCCGACCAGTTGCTCAAGGCAGGCAAAACCGGCGACCTCAACAGCAAGCCAATCGGCACCGGCCCGTTCGTGTTCCAGCGCTACAACAAGGACGCCCAGGTTCGCTTCAAGGCCAACCCGGACTACTTCCGTGGCAAGCCGCCAGCCGATGCGCTGGTATTGGCCATCGCCACCGACAACAACGTGCGCATGCAAAAGCTCAAGACCAATGAGTGCCAGATCGCGCTGTACCCCAAGCCCGATGACATCCCCAGCATCAAGAAAGACCCGAACCTGAAGGTCACCGAGCTGGACGCGATGACCGTCTCCTACACCGCCCTGAACACCAGCCACAAATACATGAGCGACGTGCGGGTGCGCAAAGCCATCGACCTGGCCTTCGACAAGGAAGCCTACGTCAACGCGCTGTTCGGCAAGGGCAACGCCACCGCGGCGGTCAACCCCTACCCGCCGACCCTGCTGGGCTACAACCACGATCTGAAGAACCCGGCCCGCGACCTCGACAAGGCCCGCCAATTGCTCAAGGAAGCCGGCGTGCCGGAAGGCACCGTGTTCACCCTGTTTACCCGCAACGGCGGCGGCCCGACCAACCCCAACCCGATGCTCGGCGCGCAGATGATGCAGGCCGACCTGGCGAAAGTCGGGATCAAGGTCGACATCCGCGTGATGGAATGGGGCGAAATGCTCAAGCGCGCGAAAAACGGCGAACACGACATGGTGTCCGCCGGATGGGCGGGCGACAACGGCGATCCGGATAACTTCCTGACGCCTATGCTCAGTTGCGAAGCCGCCAAGAACGGCGAAAACTACGCGCGCTGGTGCAACGAGAAATTCCAGGCGCTGCTCGACCAGGCACGCGCCTCAGTGAACCCCGAGGAGCGCGCCAAACTCTATGAGCAGGCCCAGGTGATTTTCAACCAGGACCAGCCATGGATCAGCATGGCCCACACTCGGATGTTCACGGCAATGCGCAGCAACGTAGAGGGCTACGTGATTAGCCCGCTCACCACCAATAACTTCGCCACTACCCAGGTGAAGTAG
- a CDS encoding OprD family porin has product MKLSSTAILALAISSVTATAYAESQSQAVTPVTLKTTSEQSEAKGFIDGQSVTGSTRNWYANEQFKRGTKLTYRKNGEARETDRRINWLQGTIIKYNSGFTEGTVGFSTEVAAYNAIALDRDRKDLASNNGGAPTTRPGAGNNRTLTHEGGDAVGQWSKLGLANVKARVSNTTLTAGRQNFSSPMVDVIGNRALPSSFQGVSLHSEEFENLGFDIATFDRNSPRTEESQRKFRSEYGDSSVETDHVNTAGITYQPLASLKTSLWATQAEDMWNQYYFGATHELGDSSVLSLTTGLNYYKTVDSGKSKLGEIDNDTYSLSFGLTHQAHSLTFSYQEVNGNEYFDYLHETNGIYLANSLLSDFNGPNEKSFQIAYGLNMAEYGVPGLKFNIYQARGWGIDGTHYNSTGYSDVRAMDGEHHYEYGVGASYAVQSGPLKATAIRATYTAHRASENQADGSLNEFRLVTTIPFNIL; this is encoded by the coding sequence ATGAAACTGAGCAGCACCGCGATACTGGCCTTGGCCATCAGCAGCGTTACGGCCACGGCTTACGCTGAATCCCAGAGCCAGGCAGTCACCCCAGTGACCCTCAAGACCACCAGCGAGCAAAGCGAAGCCAAGGGCTTCATCGACGGCCAATCCGTCACGGGTAGCACGCGCAACTGGTACGCCAACGAGCAATTCAAGCGCGGCACGAAACTCACCTATCGCAAGAACGGCGAAGCACGCGAGACCGATCGCCGTATCAACTGGCTGCAAGGCACCATCATCAAGTACAACTCGGGCTTCACCGAAGGCACCGTAGGCTTCAGCACCGAAGTGGCGGCCTACAATGCCATCGCCCTCGACCGGGATCGCAAGGACCTGGCGTCCAACAATGGCGGTGCACCGACCACCCGTCCTGGGGCCGGCAACAACCGTACCCTGACCCATGAAGGCGGCGACGCTGTGGGCCAGTGGAGCAAACTGGGCCTGGCCAACGTCAAGGCCCGCGTGTCCAACACCACCCTGACCGCCGGCCGCCAGAACTTCAGCAGCCCGATGGTCGACGTCATCGGCAACCGTGCCCTGCCTTCCAGCTTCCAAGGTGTGAGCCTGCACAGCGAAGAGTTCGAAAACCTGGGCTTCGACATCGCCACCTTCGACCGCAACTCGCCACGTACCGAAGAGAGCCAGCGCAAGTTCCGCTCCGAATACGGTGACAGCAGCGTCGAGACCGATCACGTCAACACCGCCGGTATCACTTACCAGCCACTGGCCAGCCTGAAGACCAGCCTCTGGGCGACCCAGGCCGAGGACATGTGGAACCAGTACTACTTCGGCGCCACCCACGAGCTGGGCGACAGCTCGGTACTGAGCCTGACCACCGGCCTGAACTACTACAAGACCGTGGATTCGGGCAAAAGCAAGCTGGGTGAAATCGACAACGACACCTATTCCCTGTCGTTCGGTCTGACGCACCAGGCCCACAGCCTGACCTTCTCATACCAGGAAGTGAACGGTAACGAGTACTTCGACTACCTGCACGAAACCAACGGCATCTACCTGGCCAACTCCCTGCTGTCGGACTTCAACGGCCCGAACGAGAAATCCTTCCAGATCGCCTATGGCCTGAACATGGCCGAATACGGCGTACCAGGCCTGAAGTTCAACATCTACCAGGCGCGCGGCTGGGGCATCGACGGCACGCACTACAACAGCACCGGTTATAGCGACGTGCGGGCCATGGACGGTGAGCACCACTATGAATACGGCGTCGGCGCGTCCTATGCCGTACAGAGCGGCCCTCTGAAAGCCACCGCGATCCGTGCGACCTACACCGCACACCGCGCCAGCGAAAACCAGGCCGACGGCAGCCTCAACGAATTCCGCCTGGTCACCACCATCCCGTTCAACATTCTCTAA